A section of the Campylobacter porcelli genome encodes:
- the hisG gene encoding ATP phosphoribosyltransferase yields the protein MLSVALPKGRIADQTLEIFTQIFGDEFKFEDRKLIMQKGEFKFLMVRNQDIPTYITEGAADIGVVGLDVLEEHRCDVLRLLDLGLGKCRVCIGIKDNQELDYTKPELKIATKMPNITKNYFDQKAVAVKIIKLYGSIELAPIVGLSDAIVDIVETGTTMKQNGLKVAQEIMQSSAHLIANKNSFITKRDEILLLYHKINSIIKK from the coding sequence ATGCTAAGTGTAGCACTACCAAAAGGTAGAATTGCTGATCAGACCTTGGAGATTTTCACTCAAATTTTTGGTGATGAGTTTAAATTTGAAGATAGAAAGCTCATTATGCAAAAAGGAGAGTTTAAATTCCTAATGGTTCGCAATCAAGATATCCCGACTTATATAACCGAAGGAGCTGCTGATATAGGCGTAGTAGGTCTTGATGTGCTTGAAGAGCATAGGTGCGATGTGCTTAGACTACTTGATCTTGGACTTGGAAAATGCAGAGTTTGTATCGGGATTAAGGATAATCAAGAGCTAGATTACACCAAACCGGAGCTAAAAATCGCAACTAAAATGCCAAATATCACTAAAAATTATTTTGACCAAAAGGCAGTTGCAGTAAAGATAATCAAGCTATATGGCTCAATTGAGTTAGCTCCGATTGTGGGGCTTAGCGATGCGATAGTAGATATTGTAGAGACTGGCACTACAATGAAGCAAAATGGCCTAAAAGTAGCCCAAGAGATAATGCAAAGTAGCGCTCATCTAATTGCTAATAAAAATAGTTTTATCACTAAACGAGATGAAATTCTCTTGCTTTATCATAAAATCAATAGCATTATCAAAAAGTAA
- a CDS encoding type III pantothenate kinase, whose translation MILCDIGNTHATFFDGRKIWNLNIDEFNLYEPKEKIYYINVNERVAQKIQEPLFIDIEPYINLNSTYIGLGVDRAAACYAINNGLIVDAGSAITLDLMANGCHIGGFIIPGITTSLSSLKTISKRLDLPLNSQIDLECLPQHTQDAISYGIIKPIVNLINEFSRGKSIYLTGGDGEFLSKYFTQSIYDRMLIFRGMQRAINENKEILC comes from the coding sequence ATGATTTTGTGTGATATTGGCAATACTCATGCCACCTTTTTTGATGGTAGGAAGATTTGGAATTTAAATATTGATGAGTTTAATCTTTATGAACCAAAAGAGAAAATATATTATATAAATGTAAATGAAAGAGTAGCTCAAAAAATCCAAGAGCCACTATTTATAGATATTGAGCCATATATTAATCTAAATAGCACTTATATTGGCTTAGGAGTAGATAGAGCCGCAGCTTGCTACGCTATAAATAATGGGCTTATAGTGGATGCTGGAAGTGCCATCACGCTTGATTTAATGGCAAATGGATGCCATATCGGTGGGTTTATCATACCAGGAATTACAACTTCTCTATCTAGCTTAAAGACTATTTCAAAGCGTCTAGATCTACCGCTGAATTCGCAAATAGACCTAGAGTGTTTGCCACAGCACACACAAGACGCTATTAGTTATGGAATAATCAAGCCAATAGTAAACTTAATTAATGAATTCTCCCGTGGAAAATCAATATATCTCACCGGTGGAGATGGTGAGTTTTTATCTAAATACTTTACTCAATCCATATATGATAGAATGCTGATTTTTCGCGGTATGCAAAGAGCCATAAATGAAAATAAGGAGATTTTATGCTAA
- a CDS encoding L-seryl-tRNA selenium transferase has product MNLKNYILSSLIILTLAGCYTKREYYEPEFVSKNVSFDGSLSSSLQQTSRYGAVLKNGNILLKNGNIIELNLDKNDNFLGEYQGKLLISSIDGNFKVLMGEDEYYTTKFKTRIVSASINDNHLAALSVDNTIYLIDMISDKLLLEYNVGVAYAIDAKMANPVFLNSIIVYPTLDGKIMIVDKFNGRILRDAVVSSESFFNNIIFLDLLGDKMFAASATKLMAISTQGVKHYDGQIKDVLIYSGKIYLFLKDGMVEILDLELNKLSSKNFKFAIFSGVIPKDDKLYIIEKTGYMFITDLNLNNLEIVELNSEISKKSFMGENAFYYDDEILELK; this is encoded by the coding sequence ATGAATTTAAAAAACTACATTTTATCATCCTTAATTATTTTAACTCTTGCTGGTTGCTATACAAAAAGGGAGTATTATGAGCCTGAGTTTGTATCTAAAAATGTGAGTTTTGATGGCTCATTGAGCTCATCTTTGCAGCAAACTAGTAGATATGGAGCTGTCTTAAAAAATGGCAATATACTACTTAAAAATGGTAATATAATAGAGCTAAATTTAGATAAAAATGATAACTTCTTAGGCGAGTATCAAGGCAAATTATTAATATCTAGTATTGATGGTAATTTTAAGGTGTTAATGGGCGAAGATGAGTATTATACTACCAAATTTAAAACTCGCATAGTATCAGCATCTATAAATGACAACCACCTTGCAGCACTTAGCGTGGATAATACCATCTATCTAATAGATATGATAAGCGACAAGTTGCTACTAGAGTATAATGTCGGCGTAGCATATGCCATTGACGCTAAGATGGCAAATCCAGTATTTTTAAACTCAATTATCGTCTATCCAACATTGGATGGCAAAATTATGATAGTAGATAAATTTAATGGTCGCATATTAAGAGATGCAGTAGTAAGTAGTGAATCATTTTTTAATAATATTATATTCCTTGATCTCCTTGGGGATAAGATGTTTGCAGCCAGTGCTACTAAGCTAATGGCGATCTCTACTCAAGGAGTTAAGCACTATGATGGTCAAATCAAGGATGTCTTGATTTATTCTGGAAAAATTTATCTATTTTTAAAAGATGGAATGGTGGAGATTTTAGATTTAGAACTAAATAAGCTTAGTAGCAAAAACTTCAAATTTGCCATATTCTCAGGCGTTATCCCAAAAGATGATAAGCTATATATAATTGAAAAAACTGGATATATGTTTATCACTGATTTGAATTTAAATAATCTTGAAATTGTAGAGCTTAACTCAGAGATTAGCAAAAAGAGTTTTATGGGCGAAAATGCCTTTTACTATGATGATGAAATATTAGAATTAAAATAA
- the gatC gene encoding Asp-tRNA(Asn)/Glu-tRNA(Gln) amidotransferase subunit GatC produces MHIDDKMLEKLEKLSALKIPDDKREEFKSQLSKIVDFVDVLNELNLDGVEAAVSTISGGTLLRDDEPVKSDVIDIILQNAPKKHGRSFEVPKIIE; encoded by the coding sequence GTGCATATTGATGATAAAATGCTTGAAAAATTAGAAAAGTTAAGCGCATTAAAAATCCCAGATGACAAGCGAGAAGAGTTTAAAAGCCAACTTAGCAAAATTGTAGATTTTGTAGATGTTTTAAATGAGTTAAATTTAGATGGTGTAGAGGCTGCTGTAAGCACTATAAGTGGTGGAACTTTACTTCGTGATGATGAGCCAGTAAAGAGCGATGTTATAGATATAATATTACAAAATGCCCCAAAAAAGCATGGCAGAAGCTTTGAAGTGCCAAAGATTATTGAGTAG
- a CDS encoding type IV pilus twitching motility protein PilT, with product MSIRTFLDLVIDRKASDLHLVARSVPKIRVDGELISTGSVALTPKDVEEICLPLLSQEQKMELKSAKELDFIVDLNRAGRFRANYYYTMNGELCAAFRIIPFKTPTLDDICAPNLLFELAKKQKGLILVTGATGSGKSTTLAAILNEINQTQNRHIITIEDPVEFIHTSKNSLFSHRNVGSDTSSFSKALKYALRQDPDVILVGEMRDKETMAMTIEAAQTGHLVFATLHTNSAPSSIDRIVDSFSLSDQSYIRSSLASSLIAVISQNLLPKIGGGRIALFEIMLNNIAISNLIRDGKTHQILSQMQIGSAQSGMRVMANEIQKALNENIITKEVAMRFNTKNLNLMEQS from the coding sequence ATGAGTATAAGAACCTTTCTTGATTTAGTTATAGATAGGAAGGCTAGCGATCTACACTTAGTGGCTAGAAGTGTGCCAAAGATTAGAGTTGATGGTGAGCTTATATCTACTGGAAGTGTGGCCTTAACGCCAAAAGATGTAGAAGAGATCTGCTTGCCACTGCTTAGCCAAGAGCAAAAAATGGAGCTAAAATCTGCTAAAGAGCTTGATTTTATAGTAGATCTTAATAGGGCTGGTAGATTTCGTGCTAATTACTATTATACAATGAACGGGGAGCTTTGTGCTGCTTTTCGTATAATACCATTTAAAACGCCTACATTAGATGATATTTGTGCGCCTAATTTGCTATTTGAGCTTGCAAAAAAGCAAAAAGGATTGATACTAGTTACAGGTGCTACTGGAAGTGGTAAAAGCACAACTCTAGCAGCAATTTTAAATGAGATAAATCAGACACAAAATAGGCATATTATCACTATTGAAGACCCTGTGGAATTTATTCATACAAGTAAAAATTCTCTATTTTCCCATAGAAATGTAGGAAGTGATACTAGCTCATTTTCAAAAGCATTAAAATATGCCCTAAGACAAGATCCAGATGTTATTTTAGTCGGCGAGATGAGAGATAAAGAGACTATGGCGATGACGATTGAAGCGGCTCAAACTGGTCATTTGGTCTTTGCAACCTTGCATACAAACTCAGCCCCAAGCTCCATAGATAGGATTGTAGATAGCTTTAGCCTTAGCGATCAATCATACATTAGAAGCTCTTTGGCTTCATCTTTGATAGCTGTAATATCGCAAAATTTACTACCAAAAATTGGAGGTGGTAGGATTGCGCTTTTTGAGATTATGCTAAATAATATCGCAATTTCAAATTTAATAAGAGATGGCAAAACTCATCAAATACTATCTCAAATGCAAATTGGTAGTGCTCAAAGCGGTATGAGAGTGATGGCTAATGAAATTCAAAAAGCACTAAATGAGAATATAATTACAAAAGAGGTTGCAATGCGTTTTAATACTAAAAATTTAAATTTAATGGAGCAAAGTTGA
- a CDS encoding CvpA family protein, whose amino-acid sequence MDFITWFDIIVIAVVVILGIKGVINGLIKEVFGLIGIIGGVIVASRNASLVGEQISLYLYELSDSAEFFFGFLLTLLIFWFVCLLLGNLLSKMLKMSGLGFVDRLLGFFVGAAKIFLVFAILVAIVSRISVLNQKISPYFKDSKVYPVLLTAGEFIMAMDISSVQNSLENGEIVVPEILDSNETMEQNSTKVE is encoded by the coding sequence ATGGATTTTATTACTTGGTTTGATATTATTGTTATCGCCGTTGTAGTGATTTTAGGGATTAAGGGTGTTATAAATGGCCTTATTAAAGAGGTATTTGGGCTAATTGGCATTATCGGCGGTGTGATCGTAGCTAGTAGAAATGCTAGTTTAGTAGGGGAGCAAATCAGCCTTTATCTATATGAGCTTAGTGATTCGGCGGAGTTTTTCTTTGGGTTTTTGCTTACTTTATTAATATTTTGGTTTGTATGTTTATTGCTTGGAAATTTGCTATCTAAAATGTTAAAGATGAGCGGACTTGGATTTGTAGATAGATTGCTTGGATTTTTCGTAGGGGCTGCTAAGATATTTTTAGTTTTTGCTATTTTGGTTGCGATTGTATCTAGAATTTCAGTTTTAAACCAAAAAATTTCTCCATATTTCAAAGATAGTAAGGTCTATCCAGTTCTTTTGACTGCTGGGGAGTTTATAATGGCTATGGATATAAGCAGCGTCCAAAATAGCTTAGAAAATGGCGAAATAGTCGTGCCTGAAATTTTAGATAGTAATGAGACAATGGAACAAAATTCAACTAAGGTGGAATAA
- a CDS encoding Fur family transcriptional regulator has product MMIENIEYDALLERFKRVLRDNGLKYTKQREVLLQTLYNNSEHFTPEQLYLHIKERYPDLNVGIATVYRSLNLLEESGMVTSISFGAQGKKFELANKPHHDHMICRQCGVIVEFEDQVIEKRQLAIAKDNGFKLTGHIMQLYGVCSECSKQKIKGI; this is encoded by the coding sequence ATAATGATAGAAAATATTGAGTATGATGCTTTATTAGAGCGTTTTAAGCGTGTGTTGCGAGATAATGGACTAAAATATACTAAGCAGCGTGAGGTGCTTTTACAAACGCTATATAATAATAGCGAACACTTTACTCCAGAGCAACTATATTTGCATATTAAGGAGCGTTATCCTGATTTAAATGTGGGTATAGCAACTGTATATAGGAGCTTGAATTTACTTGAAGAATCAGGTATGGTAACATCTATTAGCTTTGGGGCTCAAGGGAAAAAATTTGAACTAGCCAATAAACCGCATCATGATCATATGATTTGCAGACAGTGTGGTGTGATAGTTGAATTTGAAGATCAAGTAATAGAAAAACGACAATTAGCAATTGCTAAAGATAATGGCTTTAAGCTTACAGGTCATATAATGCAACTTTATGGCGTTTGTAGTGAGTGTAGTAAACAAAAAATAAAAGGAATTTGA
- the lysS gene encoding lysine--tRNA ligase — protein sequence MFDNELEQTRLAKADELRQMGVAPYPHFLKREFSIANFKSEFNYIKDLPDGDKKATKEVTIAGRIKLKRVAGKSTFANIEDESGNIQIYYSLASIGEDSYAKFKKNLEVGDIILAKGYAFVTQTGEFSLHASQITLATKAISPLPEKFHGLTDIETRYRQRYLDMIMNSDVRDDFLKRSIIISTIRRFFEERGFLEVETPMMHPIAGGANAKPFITHHNALGVDRYLKIAPELYLKRLIVGGMEAVFEINRCFRNEGMDLTHNPEFTSIEFYWAWHDYFEAMDLTEELFATLLDRLNLGKIIEFDGENIDFSKPFRRIKYLDALVEIGGIDRDIIGDKDKILAKLRDDKFEANDKLDLGHLQAELFDNYVESKLINPTFITDFPISISPLSRRSDEEPEIAQRFELFIAGRELANAFNELNDPVDQYERFKAQIESKDAGNDEAHEMDEDYCVALGYGMAPTVGWGLGVDRLVMLLLNKKSIRDVILFPAMKPKIKE from the coding sequence ATTTTTGATAATGAATTAGAGCAGACTCGTCTAGCTAAGGCTGATGAGTTAAGGCAGATGGGCGTTGCTCCATATCCGCATTTTTTAAAACGAGAGTTTAGTATAGCTAATTTTAAGAGTGAATTTAACTATATAAAAGATCTACCAGATGGCGATAAAAAAGCTACTAAAGAAGTAACAATAGCTGGTAGAATAAAATTAAAAAGAGTTGCTGGTAAATCCACATTTGCCAATATAGAAGATGAGAGCGGTAATATACAAATTTACTACTCACTAGCTAGTATTGGCGAAGATAGCTACGCTAAATTCAAAAAAAATCTTGAAGTAGGCGATATTATACTTGCTAAGGGGTATGCTTTTGTTACTCAAACTGGGGAGTTTAGCTTGCATGCAAGTCAGATAACTTTAGCTACTAAAGCTATATCTCCACTACCTGAGAAATTTCATGGTTTAACTGATATCGAGACTAGATATAGACAAAGATATTTAGATATGATTATGAATAGTGATGTCAGAGATGATTTTCTTAAGCGTTCAATCATAATTAGCACTATTAGAAGATTTTTTGAAGAGCGTGGATTTTTAGAAGTTGAGACGCCTATGATGCACCCAATAGCTGGAGGAGCAAATGCCAAGCCATTTATAACTCATCATAACGCACTAGGCGTGGATAGATACCTTAAAATAGCCCCAGAGTTATATCTAAAAAGATTAATCGTAGGTGGTATGGAGGCCGTATTTGAGATTAATCGTTGTTTTAGAAATGAGGGTATGGATCTAACTCATAATCCTGAATTTACTAGTATTGAGTTTTACTGGGCGTGGCATGACTATTTTGAGGCTATGGATTTGACTGAAGAGCTTTTTGCCACCTTGCTTGATAGGTTAAATTTAGGAAAAATTATCGAATTTGATGGAGAAAATATAGATTTTTCTAAGCCTTTTAGAAGGATTAAATATCTTGATGCGTTAGTGGAAATAGGTGGCATCGATAGGGATATTATAGGCGATAAAGATAAAATTTTAGCTAAATTAAGAGATGATAAATTTGAAGCAAATGATAAGCTAGATTTAGGTCATTTACAAGCTGAGCTTTTTGATAATTATGTTGAAAGTAAGCTTATTAATCCTACATTCATTACAGATTTTCCTATATCTATTTCGCCACTTTCAAGAAGAAGTGATGAAGAGCCAGAGATAGCACAGAGATTTGAGCTATTTATTGCTGGTCGTGAGCTAGCAAACGCATTTAATGAGCTTAATGATCCAGTCGATCAATATGAGAGATTTAAGGCTCAAATAGAGAGTAAAGACGCCGGTAATGATGAGGCTCATGAGATGGATGAGGATTATTGCGTAGCTCTTGGTTATGGTATGGCACCAACCGTTGGTTGGGGTCTTGGCGTTGATAGATTAGTAATGCTATTATTAAATAAAAAATCAATTCGCGATGTTATATTATTTCCAGCGATGAAACCAAAAATTAAGGAGTAG
- a CDS encoding serine hydroxymethyltransferase, producing MNLESYDKEIYTLLNKELERQCSHLEMIASENFTYPEVMEVMGSILTNKYAEGYPGKRYYGGCEFVDEIEQIAIDRCKALFGCEFANVQPNSGSQANQGVYGAFLKPGDKILGMDLSHGGHLTHGAKVSSSGKYYESFFYGVELDGRINYDKVADIANIVKPKMIVCGASAYTREIDFKRFREIADSVGAYLFADVAHIAGLVVAGEHAHPFPHCHVVSSTTHKTLRGPRGGIIMTNDEEFAKKINSSIFPGIQGGPLMHVIAGKAVGFKHNLSDEWKVYAKQVKANAKKLGEVLISRGYDLVSGGTDNHLVLVSFLNKEFSGKDADIALGNAGITVNKNTVPGETRSPFITSGIRIGSPALTARGMKESEFELIANRIADVLDDINNVDKQRKIAAQLKELANEFIIYNKATF from the coding sequence ATGAATTTAGAAAGTTACGATAAGGAGATTTATACTCTTTTAAATAAAGAGCTTGAGCGTCAGTGTAGCCATTTAGAGATGATTGCTAGTGAGAATTTTACCTATCCTGAAGTTATGGAAGTTATGGGTTCTATTTTGACTAATAAATATGCTGAGGGCTATCCTGGTAAGAGATATTATGGTGGATGTGAATTTGTAGATGAGATAGAGCAGATCGCAATTGATCGATGTAAAGCTCTATTTGGTTGCGAGTTTGCTAATGTCCAGCCAAATAGTGGTAGTCAGGCTAATCAAGGTGTATATGGTGCCTTTTTAAAACCAGGCGATAAAATTCTAGGTATGGATTTAAGTCATGGCGGTCACTTAACTCATGGAGCAAAAGTCTCAAGCTCTGGTAAATATTATGAGAGTTTCTTTTATGGTGTTGAGCTTGATGGTAGGATTAATTATGATAAGGTAGCTGATATAGCAAATATTGTCAAACCAAAAATGATAGTTTGTGGGGCCAGTGCATATACTAGAGAGATTGACTTTAAACGCTTTAGAGAGATTGCTGATAGCGTGGGTGCATATCTATTTGCCGATGTGGCTCATATAGCTGGGCTAGTTGTGGCTGGAGAGCACGCTCATCCATTTCCGCACTGCCATGTAGTAAGCTCTACAACTCACAAAACTCTAAGAGGTCCAAGAGGCGGTATAATTATGACAAATGATGAGGAATTTGCGAAAAAAATTAATAGCTCCATATTCCCTGGAATTCAAGGTGGCCCATTAATGCATGTTATAGCTGGTAAGGCTGTAGGATTTAAGCATAATTTAAGCGATGAATGGAAAGTTTATGCTAAACAGGTAAAAGCAAATGCAAAAAAATTAGGCGAAGTTTTAATTAGCCGTGGGTATGATTTAGTTAGTGGTGGTACTGATAATCACCTTGTGCTAGTAAGCTTTTTAAATAAAGAATTTAGTGGTAAAGATGCAGATATTGCTCTTGGTAATGCTGGAATTACGGTAAATAAAAACACAGTCCCAGGCGAAACTAGAAGTCCATTTATCACAAGTGGTATAAGGATAGGTAGTCCAGCACTTACTGCTAGAGGTATGAAAGAGAGTGAGTTTGAGCTAATTGCAAATCGTATTGCTGATGTGCTAGATGATATTAATAATGTTGATAAACAACGCAAAATCGCAGCTCAGCTTAAAGAGTTAGCTAATGAGTTTATTATTTATAATAAGGCGACATTCTAA
- a CDS encoding DUF1882 domain-containing protein: MQRIDLSLIKMITDHYYIKRDMTVKKIEHKGRYYFDKFERVDEPLSLSVQREHEERKIVVAHSLINRLNKVENIVFDYNGRMPERFWHRAQLMLREEGFINFTAYESKTPGHLHLYIHKGHTTFMEGCQIANKLSVMLSQKLPQEWRMFPTMDLPLEYNILALPYALYQKERGASWSKHM; the protein is encoded by the coding sequence ATGCAGCGTATAGATTTATCACTTATTAAAATGATAACCGATCACTACTATATTAAGCGAGATATGACGGTAAAAAAGATCGAGCATAAGGGTAGGTATTATTTTGATAAATTTGAAAGGGTAGATGAACCACTTAGCTTATCAGTCCAAAGAGAGCACGAAGAGAGAAAAATTGTTGTAGCACACTCTTTAATTAATAGGCTAAATAAGGTTGAAAATATCGTTTTTGACTATAATGGTAGAATGCCAGAACGATTTTGGCATAGGGCTCAACTGATGTTAAGAGAGGAGGGGTTTATAAATTTTACAGCCTATGAGAGCAAAACCCCAGGTCATCTACATCTATATATACATAAGGGTCACACCACCTTTATGGAGGGTTGTCAAATAGCTAACAAACTCTCAGTTATGCTATCACAGAAGCTACCACAAGAGTGGAGAATGTTTCCTACTATGGATTTGCCATTAGAGTATAATATTCTAGCTTTGCCATACGCTTTGTATCAAAAAGAACGAGGCGCTAGCTGGTCAAAGCATATGTAA
- a CDS encoding SPOR domain-containing protein: MEENNNLQDILLDKNEEEKSGGVRKILIGVALLVIVFVVVLIIMKFLNSDNKNKNNDIADTLLLPTELPTTNTPVGNASNDLFEQVPIVSDTTNSKDSFENIVNEYKNAQATMETASNTITPVLPPKVEEPFSIAEPKEVKKEPTKQEVSKNLEPKKVENKKAQTKPTEPKKTEPKKAEVKKDSVKTNASQSNPSLEKGAYIQVASVSKLDTNSALIKKIVASGYKYKTHKVVVNGNTVIKILIGPFGSDLEANMQKIRQDISNGAFVYRVK; encoded by the coding sequence ATGGAAGAGAATAATAATTTACAAGATATATTGCTAGATAAAAATGAAGAAGAGAAATCTGGCGGTGTACGTAAAATTTTAATTGGTGTGGCGTTGCTTGTTATCGTTTTTGTTGTTGTTTTAATTATTATGAAATTCTTAAATTCAGATAATAAGAACAAAAATAACGATATAGCCGATACTCTTTTATTGCCTACAGAGTTGCCTACGACTAATACGCCAGTTGGCAATGCCTCAAATGATCTTTTTGAGCAAGTGCCTATAGTAAGCGATACTACAAATTCAAAAGATAGTTTTGAAAATATAGTAAATGAGTATAAGAATGCTCAAGCTACTATGGAGACAGCGTCAAATACAATTACACCTGTATTGCCACCAAAGGTAGAAGAGCCATTTAGTATAGCTGAGCCAAAAGAGGTTAAAAAAGAGCCTACAAAACAAGAAGTATCTAAAAATTTAGAACCTAAAAAAGTAGAGAATAAAAAAGCTCAAACCAAACCAACTGAGCCTAAAAAGACTGAGCCTAAAAAGGCTGAAGTTAAAAAAGATAGCGTTAAAACAAACGCATCTCAAAGCAACCCATCTTTAGAAAAAGGTGCATATATACAAGTCGCTTCAGTATCCAAGCTAGATACAAATAGCGCCTTAATCAAAAAAATTGTAGCAAGTGGCTATAAATACAAAACACATAAAGTTGTAGTAAATGGCAATACGGTTATTAAAATTCTTATTGGGCCATTTGGTTCTGATTTAGAGGCTAATATGCAAAAAATTCGCCAAGATATATCAAATGGTGCCTTTGTATATAGGGTAAAATAG
- a CDS encoding shikimate dehydrogenase → MRYFALFGNPVSHSISPRLHNSALQGLGQSGIYGRVLLEQGSDIIAKFRKYNLSGANITIPFKESALTLCDELDKIAADIGSINTLVNKNGKIKGYNTDAPGFMMAILEFGKIDKALILGAGGTAKALAYILSINGVDVEILNRSDKKSQFVNYKFHTHSSFTPSGYDLVINTTSAGLCKNELPCDEAILKDILGSSKFAFDVIYNRPTPFLNLAKDMGLKFKNGKDMLLYQAVLAFNLFYNNKFDELKITELMSKAFEL, encoded by the coding sequence ATGCGCTATTTTGCTCTATTTGGTAACCCTGTATCTCACTCCATATCGCCTAGATTACACAATAGTGCATTACAAGGATTAGGGCAAAGCGGTATTTATGGCAGGGTATTATTAGAGCAAGGTAGTGATATTATTGCTAAATTTAGAAAATATAATCTATCTGGAGCAAATATCACTATCCCTTTTAAAGAGTCAGCTTTAACTCTTTGTGATGAGCTTGATAAAATTGCAGCTGATATAGGCTCGATCAATACTTTGGTTAATAAAAATGGAAAAATCAAAGGATATAATACCGATGCGCCCGGATTTATGATGGCGATTTTGGAATTTGGTAAGATTGATAAGGCTTTGATACTTGGTGCTGGTGGAACTGCTAAGGCACTTGCATATATTTTATCAATCAATGGCGTGGATGTTGAAATTTTAAATCGAAGTGATAAAAAATCCCAGTTTGTAAATTATAAATTTCACACTCATTCTAGCTTTACTCCTTCAGGTTATGATCTAGTGATTAATACTACTTCAGCTGGACTTTGCAAGAATGAGCTTCCATGCGATGAGGCTATTTTAAAAGATATTTTAGGTAGCTCTAAATTTGCCTTTGATGTGATATATAATAGACCAACTCCATTTTTGAATTTGGCTAAAGATATGGGATTGAAATTTAAAAATGGCAAGGATATGTTGCTTTATCAAGCTGTCCTTGCGTTTAATCTATTTTATAATAATAAATTTGATGAGCTTAAAATAACAGAGTTAATGAGTAAAGCATTTGAGCTTTAA
- the recR gene encoding recombination mediator RecR has product MVKNLDQFDNLVEAFGKIPGVGKKSAIKYAYYIALQDPFFGLNLAHTIENSIHNLKHCVICGGISQNEICDICANDSRDSSLICVVESPKDILTIEDSHSFDGLYFVFSDIQSVEKLKDMIIKFSSKELIFAFSPSINSDGIMLYIEDQLKDININFTKIAQGIPTGVSLENVDMLSLTKAIKDRKEL; this is encoded by the coding sequence ATAGTGAAAAATCTTGATCAATTTGATAATCTCGTAGAAGCATTTGGCAAAATTCCTGGTGTAGGCAAAAAATCAGCCATAAAATATGCCTATTATATAGCACTTCAAGATCCATTTTTTGGTCTAAATTTAGCTCACACTATAGAAAATTCAATTCATAATCTAAAACATTGCGTAATCTGCGGAGGAATTAGCCAAAATGAGATTTGCGATATATGCGCTAATGATAGTAGGGATAGCTCATTAATATGCGTAGTAGAAAGCCCAAAAGATATATTAACCATTGAAGATTCTCACTCATTTGATGGGCTATATTTTGTATTTAGCGATATCCAAAGCGTTGAAAAATTAAAAGATATGATAATTAAATTTAGCTCAAAAGAGCTAATCTTTGCTTTTAGTCCAAGTATAAATAGCGATGGTATAATGCTATACATAGAAGATCAGCTAAAAGATATTAATATTAATTTTACAAAAATAGCTCAAGGAATCCCAACTGGTGTAAGTCTAGAGAATGTAGATATGCTCTCGCTTACTAAAGCAATTAAGGATAGAAAGGAGCTTTAA